In Aphelocoma coerulescens isolate FSJ_1873_10779 chromosome 20, UR_Acoe_1.0, whole genome shotgun sequence, the genomic window TTCCCTGTGCCCAGGACCCGTGGCACCGTGGCCATGTCCGTGCCGGGGAGCAGACGCGCATCCACAGGATCACGAAGGTGAATATGCTTCAACCTCTGGCCTCGGGACTGGACACCAGCGCCTGCAGCCGGGATGGGACGATCCCCACGATCCCCACACCTCCACCACCGGCTGCCACTTCGCAGCACGAACCCCCAGCCCAGCTTTCGGGGGTTTGCATGGCACTGCCCGCTGCACAGCACTTCCCTGTCCGTGCATGCAGCTCCCCGAGTGCTGCACGCCCCGTCCCTCTGTCCGTCTGTGCCACAGGCAGGACCGACCCCTCCGTCCGCCCAGGCGAAGGCAGGCAGTGGTGGAGAGCACTGGGTTGGGGCAGTGAAACTGGGAGGTATGTTAGCCCTTGGAAAATCTCCCCTTGAGCTGAGtgataaagagagaaaaagagggaaaacgcGTTTATTCCCCTCCCAATGTGTCCATGACCTGGACTGCCGTTATGGAGGTCGGGCTCAgtgtgggcagggagcagaggcaaAGCTGCCCACGTGTAGCTGATGCTCTGGCAGATGTGGCTCGAGCTATGCCGGGACTgtgctcccaggggattctcaAGGGGCTCCCAAGGGGCTTCCAAGGGGATCCCAGGGGCTCCCAAGGTCCTCAGGGTGCAAGGATGCTGTGCCAGCATCCATGGGCTGCCACGCCAGGGAGGGGGGAGCGGGTGGAcatcccccccagccctgcctttgTGCCCGTCGCCATGTCCGTGCCATTTTGATCCCTGCTGTTTGTTTTGTCCTTTTGTCTTGTGTGTTCTCGGTGTGGTGGTTGGCAGTCGCGGGGTTTATGGACGGAGTGGCTTTGCCTCCTTCTTTAAGTCTTCAGCGCCCTCAGCCACTCGGCCTGAGACACAGCCTCTTCTCCCTGCCTCCAGGCGCCCCTCGCCCCCCGGGAGGGACACCTACGGCACCTCCtcgctgagcagcagcagcaattctGGCTCCTGCAAGGGCAGCGACAGCAGCCCCACCCCAAGGTAACCCATCACCCGTGGCCCCAGGGCGGCTGCCGGGTGCCCCCGGGCAGGGGGAGCAGCCCCCCGtgctgccggtgccggtgcccggCGGGAACAGGAGCGCAGGGGCCGCTGGAGCGAGGCTGTGCGCTGGGTGGCTGGGGGAGCCGGAGCTGGCGGAGCTGCTGGTGTGTCTCCAGAGACCCTCACTACCCTCCTCCTCCGAACCTCTCCGCCGCTGTTGTTGTGTCGTCTCCCTTCCTGTCCCCCCGCCTGCCACCCAGGGATCCCCCGTCCTCTTCCCTCCGtcctgctgtggctgtggcttgCACGCTGCACGCTCCCTCCCGCCACTCCCGCATTCCAAGGAGCACCCGGATCCTTCCAGACCAAAGGCACGAGGGCAAGAGCTTCGCTTCCATCCCCTCGTGTTGCCCGGCAAAGGTTTGGCAAGAGCTGGTGGCCCCCTGGCTTCTCAGCAGGGAGTTCCGGGTGTGTTCGGGGCACAAATAGCCGGCGATGAGCTGTGGGATGAGCCCCGAGCTGTGGGATGGgcaccagccccagccccgcaggcACAGCAGGCCGTGGTGCACTGCTCAtctcctgcctgcccctgccagctcccagagGTGGAATCATTCTGGGAGGATCTGAGGGGCCCGAGGGTGACATAGTGAGCAGTTCCCATGCGTGCTGCGGCCGGGGGCAGGGGCCATCCTGCTTCCATGAGGCATTCTAAGGCATGGATGCTTCTAACACGGTGCTTCTGGATGTGGCTAAAGGCTGCTGGGCTGATGGACACCATGCAGGGGGCTTTGGGATGCCTCCCTTCCATACACGGGGAGTTTGGTCCCCCCACTGCCATGCCAGAGCCACTCAtgcagctcccagctctccatgtgcctcccagcctggccttgtaGCCCTGTCCCTGGCCAGCCCCTGCTCTCTGCACTGTCCCAGGCTTTGGGCCTGAGATGTCACTTCATCTGCCCCAGTGCCAGTGGTGGCGCAAGGAGGGGCCAGAAGTGCTGCTGGCCCGGTGTGGAGCAGATGCTGGATTCCCTGGCTTGCTCCCCGCAGGCAGGACAGCCACCATCTCAAGacctgctccatcccaaaccctTCCATTCCCCATCTTGTGCCTCCATCTCTGGCGGGGCTGATCCCACCCTGGGGTCTCCATCCACATCAGTTGTTTCCAGGAAGGTCCCTTTGGGCACACAGCGACCCTGGTGCCCCCAGTTCTGATCATGCCCCAGCAAAGTGCCCAGCACCACAGAGGGCTCAGCACCTGACAGCAGGACCGGTGTGTCCAGGGGCTGCACCCACCCTCCTACCAGGGCACAGCACTGAGGACACCCACCTTGTCTGTCCTGCCAGAGGCACAACACAAAAGACACCCACCCTGCCCGTCCTGCTCTCAGGGCTCCTTTGGGATGTATTATGGGGCTGCACTCTGAGAGCAGGCCTTAGGACCCCTGGGTCAAGCCTGTGCTGACCCTGGCACTGGCAGTGGGTGAcatctgtgtccctgcaggcgcTCGTCCAAGTACAACCTCTGCAGCGATAACCATGGGATAAAGCCACCGACTCCGGAGCAGTACCTGACTCCTCTGCAGCAGAAGGAGGTCTGCATCCGGCACCTGAAGGCTCGCCTGAAGGACACACAGGAGCGGCTGCAGGACAGGTGAGCAtgggagcagcaggcacagacCCCATggtgtgggagctgctggacaggGTGCCAGCACCAGCCATTGCCACCCGCTGTGGTAGCTCCTGTCTGGAACTGATCCTTCTGGGTGTCTCAGTTCCCAGCATGGCATCTTGTCCTCGTGCTTGTGCCCAGGCACCGAGGTCACAGCTGTACCGCGGCATTGCCAGCACGTGGGAtctggcactgctgcctgtCCAATCTAGGAGCTGCAGATCTGGGGACTAGAGAGCCCCACGTCCCACCTGCAGTGGCTGTGCTCTCCCCTCGTCCTGGTTAAGTCCCTGCCATGCTTTTGCTGAATTTCAGCGTCAGAGGGTGGCTAATCCCCATCTGCTCCTCTCAGGCTTAGGCACAGCCCCGCTGCCGTGCCAGCTGTCACGTGCCCACCCAGGGCACCTGCCCACCCCCACGCAGCCCTCGGGAGCCCTGGGCACTGCAGCCCCTCTGGGGGAAGACTGAGCGTCACTTCTAGGGATCCCTGAGCTCCCATTGCTCCCAACAGTGCTCCCAGGGGGCCCTGAGCATTAGTCCTGAGGGTCCTCAAGCATCCATCCTTGGGGTCCCTGAGTGTCACTCCTGAGGGTCCCTAAGCATCactcctgggggtccccaaacATTGTTCCTGAGGGTCCCTGAGCATCACTCAGAGGCTCTCTCAGCATCACTCCAAGGCTCCCTGAGCATCACTCCTGGGGGTCCCTAAGCCACTGGATCCATCCCTTATTCCCAGCTGGGAGTTTTACTGGGTGATCTGATTGCAACCCAGTGCTGGGCACACGAGGAcagggctgtccctgcagccccctcagcGCCGCGGTGGTGCCCTCCCGTCTCTGCAGGGATGCTGAGATCGAGGACCTGAAGACGCAGCTGTCACGGATGCAGGAGGACTGGATCGAGGAGGAGTGCCACCGCGTGGAGGCCCAGCTGGCGCTGAAAGAGGCTCGCAAGGAGATCAAGCAGCTGAAGCAGGTCATCGACACAGTGAAGAACAACCTGCTGGAGAAGGACAAAGGCCTCCAGAAGTATTTTGTGGACATCAACATCCAGAACAAGAAGCTGGAGACGCTGCTGCACAGCATGGAGGTGGCACAGAATGGGGCGCTGAAGGACGAGGGCGCCGGCGAGTCAGCCGGGGGGTCCCCAGCCCGATCCCTCACCCGCAGCTCCACCTACACCAAGCTGAGCGACCAGGGAGCCGGGGACCGCAACGTGGGGGGCTCGCAGACCATCTCGCTGGACGAGGGGGCCGACAGCAGCTTCGTGGGGATGGAGGAGGCTCCGGGCCACACGGACCCGCTGGAGGCGGGGGGTGAGCCCGGCACCCGCCTGCCCCCCAGCAACACCTACGAGAAGGTGCTGGGACTGCGGAGCAGCGCGGAGGCAGGGGTGCAGGCCAGCTGCATGCAGGAGCGGGCCATCCAGACGGACTTCGTGCCCTGCCAGCCCGACCTGGACACCATCCTGGAGAAGGTGATGAAGTCCCAGGCTTGCAGCTTGGGCAGCCCTACCTCCGCCTGGGTCTCTGAAATGGAAGACACGATGCCCGTCCCCGAGCTCACCAACCCCACCGGGACCACGGACCTGATGGTGGCCGAGCCCGACGCCGCGACGGCGGCTGCCGGTGCCGAGGGGGGTGTCCCCTGCAACCCGGCGGTGCGGCAGCCCCCCAGCGCCAGCCCCTCGGTGGCCATCGCCTGCGTGGCGGAGGAGGAGCTGACGGAGGTGACCGGCTGCGAGACCAACCCTTCCAAGAGCTACTGGAGCCGCCACTTCATCGTGGATCTGCTAGCGGTGGTGGTGCCGGCGGTGCCCACGGTGGCCTGGCTGTGCCGCTCGCAGCGGCGGCAGGGCCAGCCCATCTACAACATCAGCTCGCTGCTGCGGGGCTGCTGCACCGTCGCCCTGCACTCCATCCGCAGGATGGGCTGTCGCCCCGtcgccagccccggccccggcggcaCCGCCCAGCCCTGACCCCTCCGACGCCCTCCACCCGCCCCCACGGACCCGACTGCTGATTGTAAAGCCCCGGCGTGGCACCGGCGGGTGGGAAGGGGCCGAGGGGTCTGTGGGTGCATCGAGGTGCGCTGCCCCGCCCAGCTCCTTTGTCCTGGAGGAGGGAAAGAACCGTTGTTGGAAGAGGTGTCTGCTCCCAGCGTCAGCCCCCGCCGACGGACACCGTGCCTGTGCCACTGGCTgcgggggctgtggggctgcgcCCGCCGGAGGGGGCTCTCTCTCCATCGCGCTTGCTTTTTATTTGTCACCGGTTTATCCCCGGGGCCAGCCCTGCCACGGGCGGGTGATGACAAGGAGCCGCTGGCAGCGTGGGGCGCTGGGGATGCAGCGGTTCCTTGCTCCAGGTGCAGTGTCTGTCTGTGGGCAGGGGGATGGGGGGTTCCTGTCCAGACACAGGGATCAGCTCCAGAGCCGTTCGGTCCAGCCCGCCCTTCCCTAGGAGATGCCTCCCCACCTTGGGATGGAACTGGGCTGCAGCTTGCTCACGGAGCCCCCCGAGGAAGCCGTGGGCTCTCCCTCCCCTTGCTTTGCACTATATTCACTTTTTTTTGGGTACAGACTGAAGCCCGGCTGTTGGGACTCTTGCTGCAGGGGGCTCCTGCAGTTTTGTCAGCCGTGCTGCCGGTGATCGCACCATGTGCTGGAGCTCGGATGCCTTTGCTGGGGTGCGGGCAGTGCCGTGCAGGCAGAGCCAAGCCCTTTGCCTCCCCGGCCCACCCAAACCCCTGCTTTGCCGGGGGCCGCcggaaaaatgcctttttttctgttgttgaaaCACAAAGACAGCAAGGATTGATCAGCGGGGCTGTTGGGGCACGGGACTTGGGGCTCCCTGGGGCACGCCGTGCTCCCACCCCACGAATGTCTGTGGTTTCTTTGTGACTTGAACTAACAGTGTTTCCCCCCAACCCCAACCCAAGCCCACTcccccacccatgggtgccACCAGCCAGGTGCCCTGGCAGCTGGTGATGCTCCACACGCCGGTGTCCAGTGGTCCCCCAGAGGGGCATGTGCCACGTCCTGTGTGCTCCACCccccgtgctggggggcagtggggacagcagctctgccaccagCACAGCACCAGGTGCCGGGGGAAAGATTTAGGGAGCAGCAGTGTCCAGGCAGCTGGGGCAAATGTAAGCAGAGCTGGGATATTCGCCTCTCGTGCAATGTATTTGTGGATCTGTGTACACGTCTGTTAGACCATCCAAAGCTTTGCCAAGAAATAAATGTAACGACTATATTTGAAAGACAAATCtatataatatattttttaaatacagaactgAAAAAGCTGTAACCCCCCTCTTCTTGTTTCCCCTGTCCTGTACTCGCTCTCTGTGGTGGATGTAATAAATGTCGCTGGGTCTGTGTCTGCTTTGGCTGGAGCCAGCCCTTGGCATCCGCCCTGAGGGGGGTGGCCCaagcagggacacggggacaagGGGACCCTGGTACAGGAcatctgccccatccctgctgagGAGAGGATGAACCacccagcagccaccagcctCTGAAGGGAGAAGGGTGTTTGTGCTAAAATAGCTCCTTTTGAGGTGCTGTGGGGTCCCCTCGGCAGGTCCTCCAGGCTTCCAGCATCAGCTCCCAGGACAGCGGCGACGGTATCACAGGTCAGGGATGGAGTGGTCCATGGATGACTTCACCAGCCCTGACGAGAGCCTGAGCACAGGGAAGGGAGGTCAGTGGGGGGAAGTGGGGGGCCCTGTGGGTAGTGGGGGGTCCCTACAGCCCCTCATTCTCACCGCTTGACCATGTGCTCGTAGATCACAGTGGGGATGATGGTCAGTGTCACCacattcccagcccctgccagcacCTCCATGAGCTGCTTATCCTGCGGGAGAGAGCGGGGGGTCCGTGGGGTGCCTGGCTTTGCTCAGTATCCCCCTCCCTCCTGCATGTCCTGCACCACCGGGGCACAGCCCTACCTTCATGCCGATGACGTTCTGGCCATTCACCTCACAGATGCAGTGGTGGGTGAGGAGCCCGTTGCGGGCAGCCGAGCTGTCCTTGGCCAGCGACAcaatcttccccttcttcaCCACGATGCCGATGTGGCCGGTGCTGTCCTTGTGCACGGTCACGGTGCGCTGGAAAGGCCTGCAGGGAGACCACCATCAGTGCTGCCACCGgcactgccatccccaccggtgCCACCACTTGCTCACCTGTCCCGAACCACCATGACGATCTTTTCGGGGTTCGCCTTCTTCAGCGCCCGCTGTGCCTTgtcactgctccagcctgcaCAGTTCCTGCCGTCGATCTGCAGCACCTGGTCCCCGAAGCGCAGCCCCACCAGCGCTGCCGGCGAGTTGGCCTTCACCAGCTGCACGAAGATGCCCTGGGGACACAGTGGAGTGGTGGCACAGGGACCAGTGGCCGTGCCCTGTGCCATGCCATCTGcaccctgctgtgctgtggcacGCTGTGACATTTAATGCCACACATCGCTGTGCCACGAGACAGTGCCATGTCACGCTGTGCTCTACTGTCATGCTTATGCCATGTCACATCATGCCCCatgccgtgcccagccccatgccagcccagcccctcacctgGTCGACGTTCTTCAGCTGCAGCCCCGTCTTGCCCCGCTCGTCCTTGCACAGGTGGATCTCCCGCACACCCGGCTTGATCTCTGCCCGCCGCAGCCCTGCGCTGTTCCCGCTCAGGGGGGCGACCAGCTGGCCTGGTTGGGGCCCAGCCGGGGTCAGAGCCTGCGGGGGAgctgggggtcagtggggacagggggacacaaGGCCCTGTGCACCTCAACCCTTGGGAGAATATCCCTTTCCCAGGCAGGATGAGGAACCAGAGGGATCCCCATCACGGCATGGAGAGCCCACatggggcagggagagctgccAGCCCAGACACCTACGGCGCTGTCCTCTGTGTGCAGGTTCTTCTGGATCTCCTCACTGGACAGCGCCAGCCCCATGTAGTTCTCCAGCTCGGCCAGGTTGGGGTACAGCACAGGTGGCTCTGAGGGACAAACCGAGGGTGGTCTCAGCTCCTGGGGTCCCCAACCCACAGCTATTGCCCCCTCCCTCCCAGGAGCCCCCTGGGAACATGGGATAGCAaagagagaccccaaaatcccatcctcaACCCATGCATTGAGTTGGGGGCAGGTCTCAGCTGAGCCCCACCCACACTGAACAGCACTGCCCACCCAGACAGCCCCTGCACAGAGTGAGCCGATCATGCCCCACCTTACCAGTGCCTGAGGTGAGCTTCGGCTTCTCTGTCACCACTGTGGTGGCAGGGGTCCTCACCCCAGCCGCTGCCTGTGCCTGCCAAGAGACAGGGTCTGCTCAACGCTATGCCCCCCACCCTGGGGGGCCTCTGAGGTGAGACCCCACAGGGACCCATTGGGGTCTGCTCACCCCCTGTAACactgctgtgctggcactgaCCTGCAGGACCTGGTGGCCCTTCATGTCCTCCAGGGAGGGGTAGAGTGTTGCCATCGCTGCTGCTGTCTGgggaggacagggatggggtggttCAGGGACTGGGGTGCCTCTCTCCAAgcatccctcccagcccctgtgCTGGAGATGGGCTGTCACCTGGAATCTCCAGTGTGACTCAAGGCTATGTCACCAGGGCCACCACCACTTCCTGgtggctgggtgctgggcactgacaCCTGGACATCACTCAGCTAGTGGCAGGTCCT contains:
- the SNPH gene encoding syntaphilin isoform X2, which translates into the protein MSVPGSRRASTGSRSRGVYGRSGFASFFKSSAPSATRPETQPLLPASRRPSPPGRDTYGTSSLSSSSNSGSCKGSDSSPTPRRSSKYNLCSDNHGIKPPTPEQYLTPLQQKEVCIRHLKARLKDTQERLQDRDAEIEDLKTQLSRMQEDWIEEECHRVEAQLALKEARKEIKQLKQVIDTVKNNLLEKDKGLQKYFVDINIQNKKLETLLHSMEVAQNGALKDEGAGESAGGSPARSLTRSSTYTKLSDQGAGDRNVGGSQTISLDEGADSSFVGMEEAPGHTDPLEAGGEPGTRLPPSNTYEKVLGLRSSAEAGVQASCMQERAIQTDFVPCQPDLDTILEKVMKSQACSLGSPTSAWVSEMEDTMPVPELTNPTGTTDLMVAEPDAATAAAGAEGGVPCNPAVRQPPSASPSVAIACVAEEELTEVTGCETNPSKSYWSRHFIVDLLAVVVPAVPTVAWLCRSQRRQGQPIYNISSLLRGCCTVALHSIRRMGCRPVASPGPGGTAQP
- the SNPH gene encoding syntaphilin isoform X1 — its product is MLQPLASGLDTSACSRDGTIPTIPTPPPPAATSQHEPPAQLSGVCMALPAAQHFPVRACSSPSAARPVPLSVCATGRTDPSVRPGEGRQWWRALGWGSETGRRPSPPGRDTYGTSSLSSSSNSGSCKGSDSSPTPRRSSKYNLCSDNHGIKPPTPEQYLTPLQQKEVCIRHLKARLKDTQERLQDRDAEIEDLKTQLSRMQEDWIEEECHRVEAQLALKEARKEIKQLKQVIDTVKNNLLEKDKGLQKYFVDINIQNKKLETLLHSMEVAQNGALKDEGAGESAGGSPARSLTRSSTYTKLSDQGAGDRNVGGSQTISLDEGADSSFVGMEEAPGHTDPLEAGGEPGTRLPPSNTYEKVLGLRSSAEAGVQASCMQERAIQTDFVPCQPDLDTILEKVMKSQACSLGSPTSAWVSEMEDTMPVPELTNPTGTTDLMVAEPDAATAAAGAEGGVPCNPAVRQPPSASPSVAIACVAEEELTEVTGCETNPSKSYWSRHFIVDLLAVVVPAVPTVAWLCRSQRRQGQPIYNISSLLRGCCTVALHSIRRMGCRPVASPGPGGTAQP
- the SDCBP2 gene encoding syntenin-2; this translates as MATLYPSLEDMKGHQVLQAQAAAGVRTPATTVVTEKPKLTSGTEPPVLYPNLAELENYMGLALSSEEIQKNLHTEDSAALTPAGPQPGQLVAPLSGNSAGLRRAEIKPGVREIHLCKDERGKTGLQLKNVDQGIFVQLVKANSPAALVGLRFGDQVLQIDGRNCAGWSSDKAQRALKKANPEKIVMVVRDRPFQRTVTVHKDSTGHIGIVVKKGKIVSLAKDSSAARNGLLTHHCICEVNGQNVIGMKDKQLMEVLAGAGNVVTLTIIPTVIYEHMVKRLSSGLVKSSMDHSIPDL